In a single window of the Desulfovibrio sp. ZJ209 genome:
- a CDS encoding cyanophycin synthetase → MPFRSYQGVRQHLDALGMFHMELGLERMRRVLAALGLERPPFAVVQVLGTNGKGSTSAFLASLCAAHGCRTGLYTSPHFVFPEERIRVDGRPVPGKLWAAPASAVLEACGGEHLTYFEFLTVLALLLFREAGVDVATMEAGLGGRNDATTAIAADVLCFTPIAMDHAAVLGPTLAHIAGDKAAAVRSAAPVCTAEQFPLAAETLRAAANATDAPLTGASPLPKDWLPRLGLAGAHQLGNAALALTAWGRVAPLLGCRSDDAEAQALGLARAFLPGRLQLLPRTAEHPALLLDGAHNPHGMQALLRALDGEGGAPGLMATPPAAIIFSCLGDKDWRSSAGMLRRRFPHVPVFIPALENPRAAEPAEVAAFLAALSPAPAVALDGPDALGRALAAAGGAAPASDAVTLMTGSLYLLAEFFGRYPGYLDPPSSSRESQP, encoded by the coding sequence ATGCCCTTTCGTAGTTATCAGGGCGTCCGCCAGCATCTGGACGCTCTCGGCATGTTCCATATGGAGCTCGGCCTTGAGCGCATGCGGCGCGTGCTCGCGGCGCTCGGGCTGGAGCGGCCGCCCTTCGCGGTCGTGCAGGTGCTGGGCACCAACGGCAAGGGTTCCACTTCCGCCTTTTTGGCCAGCCTCTGCGCCGCGCACGGCTGCCGCACCGGGCTCTATACCTCGCCGCATTTCGTTTTCCCGGAAGAGCGTATCCGCGTAGACGGGCGCCCCGTCCCCGGCAAGCTGTGGGCCGCACCGGCGAGTGCCGTCCTCGAAGCCTGCGGGGGGGAGCACCTCACCTATTTTGAATTTCTCACCGTGCTAGCGCTCCTCCTCTTCCGGGAGGCCGGGGTGGACGTGGCCACCATGGAGGCCGGCCTCGGCGGACGCAATGACGCCACCACCGCCATTGCCGCCGATGTGCTCTGCTTCACGCCCATCGCCATGGATCACGCGGCCGTGCTGGGGCCCACTCTTGCGCATATCGCCGGCGACAAGGCGGCGGCCGTGCGCAGCGCGGCCCCGGTGTGCACGGCGGAGCAGTTCCCGCTGGCGGCAGAAACCCTGCGGGCTGCCGCAAACGCCACGGATGCCCCCCTGACTGGAGCGTCACCCCTCCCCAAAGACTGGCTGCCGCGCCTCGGCCTCGCCGGCGCGCACCAGTTGGGCAACGCCGCGCTGGCGCTCACGGCCTGGGGGCGCGTCGCCCCGCTGCTCGGCTGTCGCTCGGACGATGCCGAAGCCCAGGCGCTGGGGCTGGCCCGCGCCTTCCTGCCCGGGCGGCTCCAGCTCCTCCCGCGCACGGCGGAGCATCCCGCGCTCCTGCTGGACGGCGCGCACAATCCGCACGGCATGCAGGCCCTGTTGCGGGCGCTTGATGGTGAAGGGGGCGCCCCGGGCCTCATGGCAACCCCGCCGGCGGCCATTATCTTTTCCTGCCTTGGCGACAAGGACTGGCGCAGCTCGGCCGGGATGCTTCGGCGCCGCTTCCCGCACGTGCCCGTCTTTATCCCGGCCCTGGAGAATCCGCGCGCCGCTGAGCCAGCCGAAGTGGCCGCCTTCCTTGCCGCCCTCTCCCCCGCGCCTGCCGTTGCGCTGGATGGCCCGGATGCGCTTGGGCGGGCGCTCGCCGCGGCAGGCGGTGCCGCTCCAGCGAGCGATGCCGTCACGCTCATGACCGGTTCGCTCTACCTGCTGGCCGAATTTTTTGGCCGCTATCCCGGCTATCTCGATCCACCTTCTTCCTCACGGGAGTCACAGCCATGA
- a CDS encoding YcaO-like family protein, whose protein sequence is MKTPAILLAACPKGYTRDLDKAVSPAVTVERVRASLARAGLDVVAGARRVDVGRLGIPVYLGICGSDARAVMPTRKQMGKGSSEEQALASALMEVMERFAFFSFWERPRETFSGTWSEAEARFGAALLPLEEVLLSVGDKMPVERARRIMDLTAWEFHPATHLASGRTVWLPLDWFRMLGEFNGSSAGNSVEESLLQGLSELVERHVCCIADRERPTLPTIDPASCEDPTLRGLLDAFTREGIRLVLKDLSLGMPLPTVGALAWDPATFPERSEIVFTAGTASSPAKATIRAVTEVAQLGGDFCTGACYEASGLPKFTQLAQAEWLLAGPAIPLESLPSVEAPDIRDELLAAIDGLKPLEVYAVATTHPALGIPAHYTIVPGLQFRERDTNQGLGLFVGRKLAETCDAETASRGLVALAELSPGAHYLPFFQGMLALRREEPEQARDLFLAALPLQPDAEAAGLAAFYAAHAGTLRGRWAEAVPLLEQAVSLCPEMKEYGNLLGVALYKTGRYAEAAEAFKAVLKLDKGSAMDRANLGICYKFLGRPQDARRELTAALELDPTLDFARAHLSELEAGAAGGEDDALS, encoded by the coding sequence ATGAAGACGCCGGCCATCCTTCTCGCCGCCTGCCCCAAAGGGTATACGCGCGACCTCGACAAGGCCGTGAGCCCGGCTGTCACCGTGGAACGCGTGCGCGCGAGCCTCGCGCGGGCCGGGTTGGACGTGGTTGCGGGCGCGCGCCGGGTGGACGTGGGGCGCCTCGGCATCCCTGTCTACCTCGGCATTTGCGGCAGCGACGCGCGCGCGGTGATGCCCACCCGCAAGCAGATGGGCAAGGGCTCGTCGGAGGAGCAGGCGCTGGCCTCGGCGCTCATGGAAGTGATGGAGCGCTTTGCCTTTTTCAGCTTCTGGGAGCGCCCGCGCGAGACCTTCAGCGGCACATGGAGCGAGGCCGAGGCACGCTTCGGGGCCGCCCTGCTGCCGCTGGAGGAGGTGCTGCTTTCCGTGGGCGACAAAATGCCCGTCGAGCGCGCAAGGCGCATCATGGACCTCACTGCCTGGGAATTCCACCCGGCAACGCACCTCGCCAGCGGCCGCACGGTCTGGCTGCCGCTCGACTGGTTCCGCATGCTTGGGGAATTCAACGGCTCCTCCGCCGGCAACAGCGTGGAGGAATCCCTGCTCCAGGGCCTCTCCGAACTGGTGGAACGCCATGTGTGCTGCATTGCCGACCGTGAGCGCCCCACCCTGCCGACCATCGACCCCGCCAGCTGTGAAGACCCGACCCTGCGCGGCCTTCTGGACGCCTTCACCCGAGAGGGCATCCGGCTCGTGCTCAAGGATCTGTCGCTCGGCATGCCGCTCCCCACCGTGGGGGCGCTCGCGTGGGACCCTGCCACCTTTCCCGAACGCTCGGAAATCGTGTTCACGGCGGGCACGGCCTCCTCGCCGGCCAAGGCCACCATCCGCGCCGTCACCGAAGTGGCGCAGCTTGGGGGCGATTTCTGCACTGGCGCCTGTTACGAGGCTTCGGGCCTCCCCAAGTTCACGCAGCTTGCGCAGGCGGAATGGCTGCTCGCGGGGCCGGCCATCCCCCTGGAGAGCCTGCCCTCGGTGGAGGCGCCGGACATCCGCGACGAACTGCTCGCCGCCATTGACGGCCTCAAGCCCCTTGAGGTTTATGCGGTGGCGACCACGCATCCGGCCCTCGGCATCCCCGCGCATTATACCATCGTTCCCGGCCTCCAGTTCCGCGAGCGCGACACGAACCAGGGCCTCGGCCTTTTCGTGGGCCGCAAGCTCGCGGAGACCTGCGATGCGGAAACGGCTTCCCGCGGGCTCGTGGCCCTCGCCGAGCTCTCGCCGGGGGCGCACTACCTGCCCTTTTTTCAGGGCATGCTGGCCCTGCGCCGGGAAGAGCCGGAACAGGCGCGCGACCTTTTCCTCGCCGCGCTGCCTTTGCAGCCCGATGCCGAGGCAGCCGGGCTTGCCGCCTTCTATGCCGCCCATGCGGGAACCCTGCGCGGGCGCTGGGCCGAGGCGGTGCCCCTGCTCGAACAGGCGGTGAGCCTCTGCCCCGAGATGAAGGAATACGGCAACCTGCTCGGCGTAGCGCTCTACAAGACCGGGCGCTATGCGGAAGCGGCCGAAGCCTTCAAAGCCGTGCTCAAGCTGGACAAGGGCTCGGCCATGGACCGCGCCAATTTGGGCATTTGTTACAAGTTCCTGGGCAGGCCGCAGGACGCGCGGCGCGAACTCACTGCCGCGCTGGAACTCGACCCCACGCTGGACTTTGCCCGCGCCCACCTGTCGGAACTGGAGGCCGGGGCCGCTGGCGGAGAAGACGATGCCCTTTCGTAG
- a CDS encoding methyltransferase domain-containing protein, whose product MPSAPHTVTAQETAPSSAPSSQNELDGLLADIRKTFDADFEPLEVDDGTLDVLTVRDMPRHLDNLLRRGAIHDPMRDLPLWAKVWPGSFVLGRFLRTQEPEGKRLLEIGAGCAICSMVAARYGFSHIVASDNVADALAFARANVLKNHLEDRIEVRHLDVTTPGQDARFPGGFDIIAASELLYLDDLHRPLLKFLERHLAAGGKALFCTDLARAKPRFAKLAAKSFNVQEGKIGVKSRDEDGVEQRRIYTICILERP is encoded by the coding sequence ATGCCCAGCGCTCCCCATACTGTCACCGCCCAAGAGACGGCGCCCTCCTCCGCTCCATCCTCGCAAAACGAGCTCGACGGCCTGCTCGCCGACATCCGCAAGACCTTTGACGCCGACTTTGAGCCCCTTGAGGTGGACGACGGCACGCTGGACGTGCTCACCGTACGCGACATGCCCCGGCATCTGGATAATCTGCTGCGGCGCGGCGCCATCCATGACCCCATGCGCGATTTGCCGCTCTGGGCCAAGGTGTGGCCCGGCTCCTTCGTGCTCGGACGCTTCCTCCGCACCCAGGAGCCGGAGGGCAAGCGCCTGCTGGAGATCGGCGCGGGCTGCGCCATTTGCAGCATGGTGGCCGCGCGCTACGGATTTTCGCATATCGTGGCCAGCGACAATGTGGCCGACGCCCTCGCCTTTGCCCGGGCCAACGTGCTGAAAAACCATCTGGAAGACCGCATCGAGGTGCGCCATCTGGATGTCACCACGCCAGGGCAGGATGCGCGCTTTCCCGGGGGCTTCGACATCATCGCCGCTTCCGAGCTGCTTTATCTTGATGACCTGCACCGGCCGCTCCTGAAATTTCTCGAGCGCCACCTGGCCGCCGGCGGCAAGGCCCTGTTCTGCACGGACCTCGCCCGCGCCAAGCCCCGTTTCGCCAAGCTGGCGGCCAAGTCATTCAACGTGCAGGAGGGCAAGATCGGTGTGAAAAGCCGTGACGAAGACGGCGTGGAGCAGCGGCGCATCTACACTATCTGCATCCTGGAGCGGCCATGA
- a CDS encoding 50S ribosomal protein L11 methyltransferase, with product MPETDTPALFRLEIIAEDEDFDRVSGVLALEAAFGWEEESLPGGETRFTVHCESKEHLRRLREQVVLTAPQAGTSLTRVEKQDWLAAWRLFFTPVLCGSRFVVLPPWLAGTEDFPGRIPILIEPKSAFGTGHHATTALCLCVLSELLDAGRVKAGQTFLDLGTGSGILGIGCAKSGLGGAGLDIDPLAVDNARENRALNGVAPAAFVIDAGSVDAVAGRTFDLVLANILARPLMEMAPAVAAARAPGGCLVLSGLLESQADAVEAAYREQGLPKARRSIDGEWCALVWE from the coding sequence ATGCCTGAAACGGATACGCCGGCCCTGTTCCGGCTCGAGATCATTGCGGAAGACGAGGATTTCGACCGCGTGAGCGGCGTGCTCGCGCTCGAAGCGGCCTTCGGCTGGGAGGAGGAAAGCCTCCCCGGCGGCGAAACGCGCTTCACCGTGCATTGCGAATCGAAAGAACATCTCCGTCGGCTGCGGGAGCAGGTGGTTCTCACCGCGCCGCAGGCGGGGACGAGCCTCACCCGCGTGGAGAAGCAGGACTGGCTCGCGGCGTGGCGGCTGTTTTTCACGCCTGTGCTGTGCGGCTCGCGCTTTGTGGTGCTCCCGCCGTGGCTTGCCGGCACGGAGGACTTTCCGGGCCGCATCCCCATCCTCATCGAGCCCAAGAGCGCCTTCGGCACCGGGCATCACGCCACCACGGCCTTGTGCCTCTGCGTGCTTTCCGAATTGCTGGACGCCGGGCGCGTAAAGGCCGGCCAAACCTTTCTCGATCTGGGCACGGGCTCGGGCATCCTTGGCATCGGCTGCGCCAAGAGCGGTCTTGGCGGCGCAGGGCTCGACATTGATCCGCTGGCGGTGGACAACGCGCGCGAAAACCGGGCGCTCAACGGCGTCGCCCCCGCTGCCTTCGTCATCGACGCCGGCAGCGTGGACGCGGTGGCCGGCCGCACATTCGACCTCGTGCTCGCCAATATCCTCGCCCGGCCGCTCATGGAAATGGCGCCGGCCGTTGCCGCTGCGCGGGCGCCCGGCGGCTGTCTCGTGCTCTCCGGGCTCCTGGAAAGCCAGGCCGATGCGGTGGAAGCCGCCTATCGTGAACAGGGGCTGCCCAAGGCGCGGCGCAGCATCGACGGCGAATGGTGCGCGCTCGTATGGGAGTGA
- the tpx gene encoding thiol peroxidase, whose amino-acid sequence MDTVTFQGTPLHLMGKQPKVGAPAPDFTLTANDLTPRTLKDFAGKILVLACVPSLDTPVCDLEMRHFNNAAAKLSDKVRIVAVSRDLPFAQARWCGAANAKAVETLSDYKEGGFGLAYGVLIEELRLLARAVFVVAPDGTLTYSQVVPEMTHEPDYAAVLDAVKALS is encoded by the coding sequence ATGGATACCGTGACTTTTCAGGGCACGCCCCTGCACCTCATGGGCAAGCAGCCAAAGGTTGGCGCACCCGCGCCGGACTTCACCCTGACGGCCAATGACCTCACGCCGCGCACGCTCAAGGATTTTGCCGGCAAGATCCTCGTGCTCGCCTGCGTGCCCTCGCTTGACACCCCGGTCTGCGACCTCGAGATGCGGCACTTTAACAACGCGGCGGCCAAACTTTCCGACAAGGTGCGCATCGTGGCCGTGAGCCGCGACCTGCCCTTTGCGCAGGCTCGCTGGTGCGGCGCGGCCAATGCCAAGGCCGTGGAGACGCTTTCGGATTACAAGGAGGGCGGCTTCGGCCTCGCCTATGGCGTGCTTATCGAGGAGTTGCGCCTGCTCGCGCGGGCCGTCTTTGTGGTGGCCCCGGACGGCACGCTCACCTATAGCCAGGTGGTGCCGGAAATGACCCATGAGCCGGATTATGCCGCCGTGCTCGACGCCGTGAAGGCGCTTTCCTGA